One genomic region from Amaranthus tricolor cultivar Red isolate AtriRed21 chromosome 12, ASM2621246v1, whole genome shotgun sequence encodes:
- the LOC130828228 gene encoding BURP domain-containing protein 6-like isoform X2 — MPEAIKNNLLLWNGEKSLVKNGGDFDSNMGNIDDVIVVTISKKIYEKKEHEKLSLRAWLTMHHGGVFVEKNLLVGMKLKHEFHNIENVPFLPKKMEKSMPFSKHKFTNILDRLSIKHNSLDATTMNKTIWLCLDIPLENDEKRTCIQSLEGMVDYAIKELGTKNLKVFTMNTDAKYPNVKQEYIVTEVKKLVVPGNYALGCHKLSYPYAVYLCHRQKEISQYAVTLINTVTKVAIDSNVICHNDLYAPDVPALRELGIMPGEGPICHLYVVDDIIWTVNPNQN, encoded by the exons AAAAATCTCTTGTGAAGAATGGAGGAGATTTTGATAGCAATATGGGCAATATTGATGATGTTATTGTAGTAACGATCTCAAAAAAGATATACGAGAAAAAGGAGCATGAAAAGTTAAGCCTACGTGCATGGCTTACAATGCATCATGGTGGAGTTTTTGTGGAGAAAAACCTTCTTGTTGGAATGAAGTTGAAGCATGAGTTTCATAATATAGAGAACGTTCCTTTTTtgccaaagaaaatggaaaaatcCATGCCCTTTAGTAAACATAAATTTACAAACATATTGGATCGTTTGTCTATAAAACATAATTCTTTAGACGCAACAACAATGAATAAGACTATTTGGCTATGCTTGGATATACCTTTGGAAAATGATGAAAAAAG GACTTGTATTCAATCATTGGAGGGCATGGTAGATTATGCAATAAAAGAGTTGGGAACAAAGAATTTGAAAGTGTTCACGATGAATACCGACGCCAAATATCCAAATGTGAAACAAGAATATATAGTTACTGAAGTAAAGAAGTTGGTAGTACCGGGTAACTATGCATTGGGGTGTCATAAATTGAGCTACCCATACGCAGTTTATCTTTGTCACCGCCAAAAAGAGATTAGCCAATACGCTGTGACATTAATTAATACAGTTACAAAGGTTGCCATAGACAGTAATGTCATTTGCCATAATGACTTATATGCTCCTGATGTTCCTGCCCTTAGGGAACTTGGAATTATGCCTGGTGAAGGACCAATTTGTCATCTCTATGTTGTTGATGACATAATTTGGACTGTTAATCCAAATCAAAACTAA